The window CTGATGCTTCTCAGGTAACTATTGATCGTACTGCTCCTGTGCTTAACGCTCAAGACTTTATAGTTGATTTAGATGCAAATGGTGCTGCCACTATTACTTTAAGTGACCTCAATATGACTGCAACTGATATGGGATGTATTGCACAGCAAGCAATAGGGTATTGTGGATTGCAAGTCGCACCGTCGCTATCTGTGAATACTTTTAGCTGTCAAGATTTAGGAAATAATAGTGTTACCATCACCGCTATCGATATGATAGGTAACGTTGCTACAACAACAGTAAGTGTTACAGTGCGAGACACTACAGCTCCAATTGTAGACTTCAATGGAAATCAAACAATCGATGTTACATTAGGTAGCACCTATGCTGATGTGCCACCTACTATTACAGATAATTGTGCAACTATGGTAGAGAATGTTAATTACTTCGTGAATGGGCTTTCTGCTGTGAATACAAATCAGTTAGGGACATATACAGTTTCTTATTTTGCGCTAGACGGTAATGGCAATTTTACTAATGTAAGTAGAACGATTAATGTTATAGACGATACGTTACCTATTCTTACCACGGTAACCATCGCTAGTGATAATGCAAATGATGTTACTATTGCAGGGATAGGAGATAGGGTAACATTATCTTTTTCACCAGATGAAGCAATCACTAATGTTACAGCAACATTAGGCAGTAGTAGTATGACAGTAAACGGTCCAGCAACTTTAGGTGGATCATGGACGGCCACTTACATCGTTCAAGAAAATGATTCTGAAAATGGGTTCACTGGATTTGAGATCAATTTTGAAGACTTGAATGGTAACTCTGGAGTAGCCGTTACTGCTGCAACCGCAGGTGCGTCACAGATAGATGTTGATGCTATAAAGCCAGTGTTTAATAGTGTGACCATGTCAAGTAATAATACTTCCTATCCAGGCTTTGTTAGACCTGGCCGCAGAGCGTCTGTGGTAATTTCACCTTCAGAGGTGGTTACTGCTACCGGAACCATAGGAATGCAAACAGCAAGCTTATCTGATTCTAGCATCAACATGGACTGGTTTGCAGGTTTAATAATTCCAAATGTCGCGTCAGTAGATCAAACGGCTTTACCAGATGGTCAGTTGGCTTTTGAAATCACCATTACAGATGCAAAAGGAAACACGGCTGTTGCTACGGCAACTACAGACGGTTCATCCTTAATTTTAGATCGAACACCGCCTACAGTAGTAACGCAACCAGCAACATATACATTAGATGCTAACGGTCGAGCGACTGCAAACCTTTCTGATTATTATATATCTGCAAGTGATGCAAATGGAATCGCATACGTTGACCAAGATTTCAGCATAGCTACTTGTTTTGATGTAGGCACAGCCATGGAACGTGTAGTAGAAGTAACTGATGGTGCTGGAAATAGAGTAGACGCTGAGGCATTGATTACGGTAATAGATAATATTGCGCCAGTAATAACTACAGATATTCCTTCTGCTGGAATTACAGTAAATGTAGGTGAGTTTGTATTTCCAAATACTCGATCTTCTGATAATTGTGGTGTAACAAGTACCAGTTCTAATTTGGACGACTTTGATTCAAGTGTTCCTAATACTTTTACCTACATTTCAACAGCAACAGATAGCAGTGGTAATGAAACTATTCTTACACGTACCGTAGAGGTGGTGCAACCAGAATACATCTACGAGAATGGTGCATGGACACCTAATGACCCTAGTGATGCTGCAAACCCATCTGGAGAGGCAGATCATGTTATCGTAAAAGAAGATATTACCATCTCTGCAGACTTTACTGCAAAGGAACTATTCATAGATCCTAATGTAACATTAACCGTAGATAACGATGCTATGGTAACGCTTGCTATGCTGGATAACGATGGAGTTTTTGAGGCACGCAATGCCACTGTTCAGTTTTTTAGCAATTCTGATATTCGCAGGGTTACAAGCAATAATCTGTTGTGGGAAAGTAATCAGACTAATTTTGGAGACTTGATAGCAAATGTGAGTTCTCAGAACTTGGTGGGTGTCTATGACCTTTACGGAGATTTAATAGAGCCTATTTCAGCGTTTTCTTCAAGTGAGATTAACTTAACTAATGCAGATTTCACCTTTAAAGCAACACCTACAACGACCGCAATGATCGATGGGAGCGTTGAGATATTTGGCGATGTTACGGTAGAGCAGTACTTTGATAATAGAAGAGCCTATAGGTTTGTGAGTAGACCTGTAACCACTTCAACTACTATTTTTGATAATTGGCAAGAAGGAGGTTTAAATCAAGGAGATTCTGGTTATGAAGCTGGCTATGGGACGCATATCACTGGCGCAGGAGCGGCTGCAAATGGTTTTGATTTAACAGGTAATAATAATCCTTCTCTCTTTAGTTGGGATAATACAGCTCAAACTTGGGTCACGCAAACAAGTACTAATTTACCAACTGATCTTATAGAGACCGGTAAGCCTTATCGTTTGTTTGTACGAGGTGATCGAGAAATTAATCTTAATAGTAATGCTAGCGCATCTTCTACTACCTTGAGAACTAAAGGAACAATGCCAAGCTTTGCCCCTTCTCGATCAAGCATTTTTGGGCCTGGTTATGAAGTGCCTAATATTCCTGCAAATGCTGGAGAATTCCTTATGGTAGGAAACCCATATCAATCTGTAGTAGATATAGCACAGTATATGACAGATGCTAGCTCACGACCTGCAGGTTTTAATATATCAGGTGTACAACCATTATTCTATTATGTATGGGATCCTATGGGTAATACACGTGGTGTCTACCGCACCTTTGATGCCCTTAGCGGTTCGTTTTTAAATACCATACCTAATTCTCGTTATGAATCTGGTGAGTTACAGCCTGGTCAGGCAGCATTTTTTATTGCCTCAGGTTTAGCAAATGGATCTTTTTTCTTACCTAAGCCTACAAATAATCCTTTTTCTGGAGGGGCTTCTCGTAGTGTCGCTATGCATAGCAGCTACAACCAGTCTTTAAAAATTAAAATGTTTGAAGCCAGCGCTTATCAATCAGGTAGTGCAACAGCTATAGATGCGGTAGCAATTTATTTTGATACAGCCCATTCAAATGCTTTAGATGGATTAGACGCTCTTAAGTTTGGAAACATAGATGAAAACCTTGGTAGACAACATGCCAGTGGTTCAAGATTATCGATAGAACGTCGTGAGATGCCGCTAGTTACAGAGGTACTACCACTTCACGTAAACAATTACCGTAACACTAACTATACTTTTGAGATTGATCCTGTAGGACTAGTAGCAATGAATGCCTATTTAAAAGATCGTCTGGATGGTAGCTTAACACAACTGAGTAACAATCAATCTACTGTTTACAGTTTCAGTGTAGATGCAAATGATCCTTTGAGTGTAGACGCAAACCGTTTTGAAATCGTGTTCCAGAATATTACATTAGGTATAGGTGAAGGAAATTTAGTTTCTCAGGCAATTTCTATTTATCCTAATCCAGTTTTAGGGTCAGAGTTTTACATTGACTTTGGAACTATAACTGGATTTAAAACAGTGACTATTTATAATGCTTTAGGTCAGATAGTAAATACTTACAGTACAGAAGAAACTTCAGTTTACGAATTGAAAAGTGATGCATTAGCACCTGGAATGTATGTTATAGAAATTGAAAAGGACGATCAAAAGTTTACTGAGAAGTTGATTGTAAAATAATTTTTAGGGGATTTTATTTTTGATTAATGCTACAAACCTCAGCTGTAAAAAGTTGAGGTTTTTTATGTTCTCGCTTTCGCGAAAGCGGAATTAATAATTTAGAAAGACACTAATTGCAAACAGTTGAGCAAACAACTTAATGGCTCAATTACGATATAAAACTATGCTTTAGAATAATTGCGGTAGGCAAAATAAGCGATATACCCATAACAAAGTGTGAGCACAGCAAGTGCTAGTTTAAATCCAGAATGATCTACTATAAAACCAAAAATAGGTAAGATCACGCCACCACCTACAATTGCCATACAAAGCAAACCTGATATCTTTGGTTTTAAATCGCTTTGACCATCAAGCGTGGTAGTGAAAATAGTAGGAAACATAATGGAATTAAATAATCCAACTGCCAATAACGACCACATGGAAACTAATCCAGTGGTAAATACACTCACTAGAATTAATGAAACAGCCGTTAAACCAAAAACCGTTAAAATGATAGTAGGTCTAAATATCTTTGTTAAATAAGAACCTATAAATCGACCTATCATTGCGCCCAACCAGTAGAATGTTACAAAAGCACCTACGATTCCTTTTCCATCAATGTCGGTAGTAGTACCACCGAAAAGCTCAATAATGGAAAACGAAAGGTTCTTTAATGCTGGCGTTTCTCTAATGATAGTGTCCAGATTCATTTCCATAAAATAGGTCACAGCGGCAGTACCTATAGTAACCTCTGCACCTACATAAAAGAAGATTCCTAATATCCCTAACCAAACTGTTTTTTTACCTAAGGCATCTTTATAGGTTCCAGTGTTTTCGCTTTCTAGGATCTTAGGTAGCTTTATAAATAGGAAGGTAATTCCCAAAAGGAAGATCAAAAAAGCAAACAATAAAAAAGGAGATTGTACCGCAGCCGCTTCTTGAATATAGTACGCATCTTTCTCAGCTGCTGTTAAAGCGTTGATTTCATCACCTGTTAAAATTTTGTCGCTCAATAAATAAACAGCACCTACTAATGGTGCAATAGTTGCTCCAAAAGAGTTAAATGCCTGAGATAGATTAAGACGACTACTTGCTTTATCTTCTGGTCCTAGAACTGCTACATATGGATTTGCAGCTACTTGTAAAATGGTAATACCACCAGCGAGAGTAAAGAAAGCCAATAGAAATACTCCAAAAAGGCGAAACTCTGAGGCAGGATAAAACAACAAACATCCTACAGACATGGTTATTAAACCTATGACCACTCCTCTTTGATAGCCTACTTTAGAAATCAAGCCACCTGCTGGAATAGAAAATACAAAATAAGCCACAAAAAATGCAGACTGCAAAAAAGCAATCATACCATAGCTCAACTCAAAAACCTCTCGCAATCTAGGAACGAGACTGTCAACAAGTACAGTAATAAATCCCCACAAAAAAAAGAGAACCGTTATGATGATAAATGCAGAGGTGTAATTTTTTTTAGTTTCCATTAAATGGTAATTGTTGGTGGGTTGATAAATAAATTTCTAAACTTTCAAATGCGCTGCAGATTCAATTCTAGAATTAATAGAGTTTTTATACTCCATTCTGGCAAATCCTGGATG is drawn from Nonlabens dokdonensis DSW-6 and contains these coding sequences:
- a CDS encoding sugar MFS transporter, with protein sequence METKKNYTSAFIIITVLFFLWGFITVLVDSLVPRLREVFELSYGMIAFLQSAFFVAYFVFSIPAGGLISKVGYQRGVVIGLITMSVGCLLFYPASEFRLFGVFLLAFFTLAGGITILQVAANPYVAVLGPEDKASSRLNLSQAFNSFGATIAPLVGAVYLLSDKILTGDEINALTAAEKDAYYIQEAAAVQSPFLLFAFLIFLLGITFLFIKLPKILESENTGTYKDALGKKTVWLGILGIFFYVGAEVTIGTAAVTYFMEMNLDTIIRETPALKNLSFSIIELFGGTTTDIDGKGIVGAFVTFYWLGAMIGRFIGSYLTKIFRPTIILTVFGLTAVSLILVSVFTTGLVSMWSLLAVGLFNSIMFPTIFTTTLDGQSDLKPKISGLLCMAIVGGGVILPIFGFIVDHSGFKLALAVLTLCYGYIAYFAYRNYSKA